A genomic region of Sander vitreus isolate 19-12246 chromosome 11, sanVit1, whole genome shotgun sequence contains the following coding sequences:
- the LOC144525794 gene encoding uncharacterized protein LOC144525794 produces METHVVVVKEPDDWTEGADGSGLPEEDPGCRPNRVTYRLYKNTPDVLRFLWKLMRVVWQKKEIPTSWRRAGGILIPKEKDSSEIGQFCQISLLNVEGKIFFSVVAHRLAGYLQRNNLIDTSIQKAGISGFSSCVEHASVIWHQIQVAKKEGTNLHVVFLDLTNAFGSVPHSLLWTAFDYFRVPAALTTFVKPVKSLGRWYDASLKDKEQVEQLRKEVASGLENIDRTLLPGKLKLWCMEYGLLTRLLWPLTLYEVPLSKVEKLERLVSSYVRKWLGLPRCLSSIGLYGKGMLHLPISSLAEEYKCAKVRLEMMLLDSSDPFVAQATPILATGRKWTPLAAIEQAKAALRHMGRVREGRSGLGLGVSTPAWSKAPPFQRRKLVVQEVRREVGSKKVRPSCGAGKARAVDDMNGVEKRKISWNELWETEVFRACFTIRAAYDVLPSPANLSQWYAKDPTCPLCPSPATLKHILVGCKTSLTQGRYTWRHNQVLKCLAAVLESRRTSVNALPPPSSRWRPIPFVWEGEGQASLITVRPDTGQLVRARDWKLLADLDKKLCFPAEIAATNLRPDLVLWSALLKLVYIIELTVPWEGAVEEAYERKRLRYAELAADAQQEGWNAKVCPVEVGCRGFVATSTSRLLREMGVRGKAHRQVVKDLSRAAEKGSQWLWIKRTASPGPSSELMASRE; encoded by the exons ATGGAGACAcatgtggtggtggtgaaggagccCGATGACTGGACCGAAGGAGCCGACGGGAGCGGTCTGCCAGAGGAGGACCCAGGGTGCC GTCCCAACAGAGTTACATATAGGCTCTACAAAAACACACCAGATGTCCTGCGATTCCTCTGGAAGCTGATGAGAGTTGTGTGGCAAAAGAAGGAGATACCAACGTCCTGGCGGAGAGCCGGAGGGATTCTAATCCCCAAGGAAAAGGACTCATCAGAGATTGGGCAGTTCTGCCAGATCAGCCTTCTAAACGTCGAGGGAAAAATCTTCTTCAGCGTGGTTGCTCACAGATTGGCAGGATACCTGCAAAGAAACAACCTGATTGACACGTCAATCCAGAAAGCAGGCATCTCAGGCTTCTCCAGTTGTGTAGAACACGCTAGTGTCATATGGCATCAGATCCAGGTCGCCAAAAAGGAGGGAACAAATCTTCACGTGGTATTCCTGGATCTCACGAATGCCTTTGGCTCAGTCCCTCACAGCCTCCTGTGGACAGCCTTTGACTACTTCAGGGTACCAGCAGCTCTCACAACCTTTGTCAAACCTGTGAAGAGCCTAGGTCGGTGGTATGATGCCTCCCTTAAAGACAAAGAGCAAGTAGAACAGCTCAGGAAGGAGGTAGCCAGCGGCCTGGAGAACATCGACAGAACCTTGCTTCCTGGCAAGCTGAAGCTCTGGTGCATGGAGTATGGACTACTTACACGTCTCCTGTGGCCGCTAACCCTCTATGAAGTCCCGCTCTCAAAGGTGGAAAAGCTGGAGAGACTGGTTAGCTCATATGTAAGGAAGTGGCTTGGCCTTCCCAGGTGCCTCAGCAGCATTGGGCTTTACGGCAAAGGGATGTTACACCTGCCCATTTCCAGCCTGGCAGAGGAGTACAAGTGTGCCAAAGTCAGGCTCGAGATGATGCTACTGGATTCGAGCGATCCATTTGTAGCCCAAGCTACCCCCATCTTGGCCACCGGGAGGAAGTGGACTCCATTGGCTGCAATTGAGCAGGCAAAGGCAGCACTCAGACACATGGGCCGAGTGCGGGAGGGGAGGAGTGGTCTTGGCCTTGGGGTCAGTACACCAGCGTGGAGCAAGGCTCCACCATTTCAAAGACGCAAGCTGGTGGTCCAGGAGGTACGTCGGGAGGTTGGAAGCAAGAAGGTGCGCCCAAGCTGTGGCGCAGGCAAAGCAAGGGCAGTGGATGACATGAACGGAGTGGAGAAGAGGAAGATCTCCTGGAACGAGCTGTGGGAGACGGAGGTATTCAGGGCGTGCTTTACCATCAGGGCTGCCTACGATGTCCTGCCTTCCCCCGCAAACCTAAGCCAGTGGTATGCCAAAGACCCCACATGCCCTCTATGTCCAAGTCCAGCAACACTGAAGCACATCTTAGTGGGCTGCAAGACCAGCCTCACCCAAGGCCGTTATACCTGGCGACACAACCAGGTCCTTAAGTGTCTTGCAGCAGTGCTGGAAAGTCGACGGACAAGTGTGAATGCCCTTCCTCCCCCGTCATCTCGGTGGCGGCCAATACCATTTGTTTGGGAGGGCGAGGGTCAAGCCAGCCTCATCACTGTAAGACCAGACACTGGGCAGCTGGTCAGAGCACGAGACTGGAAGCTGCTGGCAGACTTGGACAAGAAACTCTGCTTCCCAGCTGAGATCGCAGCTACCAACCTGCGACCAGACCTTGTTCTGTGGTCAGCCTTGCTCAAGCTTGTTTACATCATCGAGCTCACCGTGCCCTGGGAGGGTGCAGTGGAGGAGGCCTATGAACGGAAAAGGCTGAGGTACGCTGAACTTGCAGCCGACGCACAACAAGAAGGCTGGAATGCGAAGGTATGTCCAGTGGAAGTAGGTTGCAGAGGGTTCGTAGCCACCTCAACATCTAGGCTACTCAGGGAGATGGGAGTGCGTGGGAAGGCCCATCGTCAGGTAGTCAAAGACCTCTCCAGGGCTGCTGAAAAGGGGAGCCAGTGGCTGTGGATAAAAAGAACGGCCTCGCCTGGGCCTTCAAGTGAGTTGATGGCATCTAGGGAGTGA